From the genome of Paracoccus seriniphilus, one region includes:
- a CDS encoding adenosine kinase, giving the protein MTTPYVIGIGNAVMDVISPADDARLQALGVQKGIMQLIERERSDYLTAAQAEDQAVKAKLVPGGSVANTLAGIGALGLKTAFIGRVADDPLGLSYAEQTEAAGTVFVNPPVMGGDLPTSRSIILVTPDGERSMNTYLGISAELGPDDVNPSVFQGAGWLFLEGYLFDKPKGKEAFLKAAKSCHEAGGQAGIALSDPFCVDRHREDFRRLVAGPMDYVIGNVHEWTSLYQTDDLEAALAQATADCGTVICTRSGEDAILVRNGERVSAPVHRIVPVDATGAGDQFAAGLIYGLATGVPLEVAGRMGCIAAAEVIGHVGPRPERDLRADFRAEGLLAD; this is encoded by the coding sequence GCCCTATGTGATCGGAATTGGCAACGCGGTCATGGATGTCATCTCGCCCGCCGATGATGCCCGTCTGCAGGCGCTTGGCGTGCAAAAGGGCATCATGCAACTGATCGAGCGTGAGCGTTCGGACTATCTGACCGCCGCGCAGGCCGAAGATCAGGCCGTGAAGGCCAAACTGGTGCCCGGTGGCTCGGTCGCGAACACACTGGCCGGGATCGGGGCATTGGGTCTGAAAACGGCCTTTATCGGCCGCGTTGCCGATGACCCGCTGGGGCTGAGCTATGCCGAGCAGACCGAGGCCGCAGGCACCGTATTCGTGAACCCGCCGGTGATGGGGGGCGATCTGCCGACCTCGCGCAGCATCATTCTGGTCACGCCCGATGGCGAGCGTTCGATGAATACCTATCTGGGCATTTCCGCCGAGCTTGGCCCCGATGATGTGAACCCTTCGGTCTTTCAGGGTGCGGGCTGGCTGTTTCTGGAGGGCTATCTGTTCGACAAGCCCAAGGGCAAGGAGGCCTTTCTGAAGGCCGCGAAATCCTGTCACGAGGCCGGAGGCCAGGCAGGCATCGCGCTGAGTGACCCGTTCTGCGTCGATCGTCACCGCGAGGATTTTCGCCGGTTGGTCGCGGGGCCGATGGATTATGTGATCGGCAATGTCCACGAATGGACCTCGCTTTATCAGACCGATGACCTCGAGGCGGCGCTGGCACAGGCGACGGCGGATTGCGGCACGGTGATCTGCACCCGCTCGGGCGAGGATGCGATCCTGGTGCGCAATGGCGAGCGGGTCAGCGCCCCGGTGCACAGGATCGTGCCGGTGGATGCGACGGGCGCGGGCGATCAATTCGCTGCGGGGCTGATCTATGGGCTGGCCACCGGCGTTCCGCTGGAGGTTGCGGGCCGCATGGGATGCATCGCCGCCGCCGAGGTGATCGGCCATGTCGGGCCGCGTCCCGAACGCGATCTGCGGGCGGATTTCCGCGCGGAGGGTCTGCTGGCGGACTGA
- the fabF gene encoding beta-ketoacyl-ACP synthase II: MRRVVVTGLGMVTPLASGVEATWERLLAGKSGAGPITRFDPKDVVTKYACEIPVGDGSDGTFNPDDWMAPKDRRKVDDFILYGMAAAEQAVRDADWKPEDEEERLRTGVMIGSGIGGLTSIAETAVLIKERGPKRVSPFFIPGALINLVSGQVSIRYGFKGPNHAPVTACSTGAHAIGDAARLIMLGDADVMLAGGAESPISEIGIAGFNACKALSTKREDDPQAASRPYDEDRDGFVMGEGAGVVVLEEYEHAKARGAKIYAEVLGYGLSGDAYHITAPAEDGDGGYRAMQAALRSAGLEADKIDYINAHGTSTMADTIELGAVERLLGDAAKNVVMSSTKSSIGHLLGAAGAVEAIFCVLAIRDQICPPTINLDNPAVEPQLDLAANAAVRRKVDIALSNSFGFGGTNASLVLGKVEG; this comes from the coding sequence ATGCGCAGGGTTGTTGTCACGGGACTGGGGATGGTCACACCGCTTGCCTCGGGCGTCGAAGCCACGTGGGAGCGTTTGCTGGCGGGCAAGTCGGGTGCCGGGCCGATCACACGCTTTGACCCCAAGGATGTGGTAACGAAATACGCTTGTGAAATTCCGGTGGGCGATGGCAGCGACGGGACCTTCAATCCCGACGACTGGATGGCCCCCAAGGACCGGCGCAAGGTCGATGATTTCATCCTTTACGGCATGGCGGCGGCTGAACAGGCGGTGCGTGATGCCGATTGGAAACCCGAAGACGAAGAAGAGCGTCTGCGCACCGGCGTGATGATCGGGTCGGGGATTGGCGGGCTGACCTCGATTGCCGAGACGGCCGTGCTGATCAAGGAACGCGGGCCCAAGCGTGTCTCGCCGTTTTTCATTCCCGGTGCCCTGATCAACCTGGTCTCGGGTCAGGTGTCGATCCGCTATGGCTTCAAGGGGCCGAACCATGCGCCTGTGACGGCCTGTTCGACCGGTGCCCATGCCATTGGCGATGCGGCGCGGCTGATCATGCTGGGTGATGCCGACGTGATGCTGGCCGGCGGTGCGGAATCGCCCATCAGCGAGATCGGTATTGCCGGTTTCAACGCCTGCAAGGCGCTGTCGACCAAGCGCGAGGACGATCCGCAGGCCGCCAGCCGCCCCTATGACGAGGACCGCGACGGTTTCGTCATGGGCGAGGGGGCCGGTGTCGTCGTTCTGGAAGAATATGAACATGCCAAGGCGCGCGGCGCCAAGATCTATGCCGAAGTGCTGGGTTACGGCCTGTCTGGCGATGCCTATCACATCACCGCTCCGGCAGAGGATGGCGATGGCGGCTATCGCGCCATGCAGGCGGCCCTGCGCTCGGCAGGGCTGGAGGCCGACAAGATCGATTACATCAACGCGCATGGCACCTCGACCATGGCCGATACGATCGAGCTTGGCGCGGTCGAGCGCCTGCTGGGGGACGCGGCCAAGAATGTGGTGATGTCCTCGACGAAATCCAGCATCGGGCATCTTCTGGGTGCCGCAGGTGCGGTCGAGGCGATCTTCTGCGTTCTGGCGATCCGCGACCAGATCTGCCCGCCGACCATCAATCTGGACAATCCGGCGGTCGAGCCGCAGCTTGATCTGGCAGCGAATGCGGCCGTGCGGCGCAAGGTTGATATCGCCCTGTCCAACAGCTTTGGCTTTGGCGGCACCAATGCAAGTTTGGTGCTTGGGAAGGTTGAGGGATGA
- the mltG gene encoding endolytic transglycosylase MltG, protein MIWRNIASNFLTLSIVLLLALAGAIAWGKHQFSGPGPSNIAQCVQIAPGASLNAVSQQLAAQGAVSSAYIFRAGADYLDKSRDLKFGSYLIEPNASMKDIVDVITAGGPSTCGTQVILRVGVRANSVLLRDMNPDTGAFEEIARFDPASGDVPEVIAAAQQKPDARLRITVAEGVTSWQIAEALKQVDFLSGEIKGVPAEGSLAPDTYEVEKGSERAALLAEMAKRQSAILAKAWEERPFGLPYKTPEEALIMASIVEKETGVAEERAQVASVFVNRLEQGMRLQTDPTVIYGVTGGRGVLDRGLRRSELNATTPYNTYRIDGLPPTPIANPGREAIQAALNPADTDYIFFVADGSGGHAFARTLEEHNANVARWREIESQRGQAVDTPVQDGG, encoded by the coding sequence ATGATCTGGCGCAATATCGCCTCGAATTTCCTGACTTTGTCGATCGTGTTGCTGCTGGCCCTGGCTGGTGCGATCGCCTGGGGCAAACATCAGTTCAGCGGCCCCGGTCCCAGCAATATCGCCCAATGCGTCCAGATTGCGCCGGGGGCCAGCCTGAATGCGGTCAGCCAGCAGCTGGCCGCGCAGGGTGCGGTGTCCAGCGCCTATATCTTTCGGGCCGGAGCGGATTATCTGGACAAGTCCCGCGACCTGAAATTCGGCAGCTATCTGATCGAGCCCAACGCCAGCATGAAGGACATCGTCGATGTCATCACCGCTGGCGGGCCTTCGACCTGTGGCACGCAGGTGATCCTGCGCGTCGGGGTGCGCGCGAACAGCGTGCTGTTGCGCGACATGAACCCCGATACCGGAGCCTTCGAGGAAATCGCGCGTTTTGATCCGGCCTCTGGCGATGTGCCCGAGGTCATCGCGGCGGCACAGCAAAAGCCGGACGCGCGGCTGCGCATCACCGTGGCCGAGGGCGTGACAAGCTGGCAGATTGCCGAGGCACTGAAGCAGGTTGATTTCCTGTCCGGAGAGATCAAGGGCGTCCCCGCCGAGGGCAGCCTGGCGCCTGACACCTATGAGGTGGAAAAGGGCAGTGAACGTGCCGCATTGCTGGCCGAAATGGCCAAGCGTCAATCGGCGATTCTGGCCAAGGCGTGGGAGGAACGCCCCTTCGGGCTGCCCTACAAGACACCCGAAGAGGCGCTGATCATGGCCTCGATTGTCGAGAAGGAAACCGGTGTCGCCGAAGAGCGCGCACAGGTTGCCAGCGTCTTTGTCAATCGGCTGGAGCAGGGGATGCGGCTGCAAACCGACCCGACCGTCATCTATGGCGTGACCGGGGGGCGCGGCGTGCTGGACCGTGGCCTGCGCCGGTCGGAACTGAATGCGACGACGCCCTATAACACCTATCGGATCGACGGCTTGCCGCCCACTCCCATCGCCAATCCGGGGCGCGAGGCCATACAGGCCGCGCTGAACCCGGCGGATACGGATTACATCTTCTTCGTGGCCGATGGCAGCGGTGGCCATGCCTTTGCGCGCACGCTGGAAGAGCATAATGCGAATGTGGCGCGCTGGCGCGAAATCGAGTCCCAGCGCGGGCAGGCCGTCGACACTCCGGTGCAGGACGGCGGCTGA